Proteins encoded in a region of the Haloarcula sp. CBA1129 genome:
- a CDS encoding ABC transporter permease, producing MNANTTQFLTLVRREILRFVRRPYNTFLPPIITNALYFSVFGVILGSRIGEIAGVSYLQFVLPGLVVLGAISDSFENASFTIFHGRWNDYIQAVLTSPMSNRSMVAAYVSASALRGVVTSLLIVGVGLVFTSVPVANPLYLVSFLLVITTLFGGLGVIGGLWASDFDYLTVMNQFILRPLVFFGAVFYSLEVLPAFWRNVSLLNPMVYMVNGVRYGMIGVTEIDPNTSLAVLTGTTVVVLSIDYALFKRGYGLAE from the coding sequence ATGAACGCGAATACGACGCAGTTCCTGACGCTGGTCCGGCGGGAGATCCTTCGATTCGTGCGCCGCCCGTACAACACGTTTCTGCCGCCGATCATCACGAACGCGCTGTATTTCTCCGTGTTCGGCGTGATTCTCGGGAGCCGAATCGGGGAAATCGCTGGCGTGAGCTACCTCCAGTTCGTTCTGCCCGGGCTGGTCGTGCTCGGAGCCATCTCCGATAGCTTCGAGAATGCCTCCTTCACCATCTTCCACGGGCGCTGGAACGACTACATTCAGGCCGTGCTCACGTCGCCGATGTCGAACCGGAGCATGGTGGCCGCCTACGTCTCGGCCAGCGCACTTCGGGGTGTCGTCACGTCGCTGCTGATCGTCGGCGTGGGGCTGGTCTTCACTTCTGTCCCCGTCGCCAACCCTCTGTATCTCGTCTCGTTCCTCCTCGTCATCACGACGCTGTTCGGCGGCCTCGGCGTCATCGGCGGCCTCTGGGCGAGTGACTTCGACTACCTCACGGTGATGAATCAGTTCATCCTCCGGCCGCTGGTCTTTTTCGGCGCGGTGTTCTACTCGCTCGAAGTCCTGCCGGCGTTCTGGCGGAACGTCTCGCTGCTTAATCCGATGGTATACATGGTAAACGGCGTCCGCTACGGCATGATCGGCGTCACCGAAATCGACCCGAACACGTCGCTGGCTGTCCTGACTGGGACGACCGTTGTCGTGCTGTCAATCGACTACGCGCTGTTCAAGCGCGGCTACGGACTCGCTGAATAG
- a CDS encoding ABC transporter ATP-binding protein encodes MTEPAIRASGLGKRYGDVQALDDLELTVEQGEFFGLLGPNGAGKTTFINTLVGLVHKDRGTAEVFGFDVEDDYREARDRIGVAPQEFNVDRFFPIIEVLEHKAGYHGIGRKEARERAEDALKTVGIWDKRDTRFDWLSGGMKRRFVLARALVSDPDLLILDEPTAGVDVQLRHDLWDIINRMNDAGTTILLTTHYIEEAERLCDRVAIMDDGQKVEVATPDDLMARGTDTIVLDLAEMPRTAPRLDVEGITDVELTDEGLAVTAMGGSQTAPAIMRDLEAQGHTVTSLDIRRASLEEVFVDMTRDDREYAEVSA; translated from the coding sequence ATGACTGAACCGGCGATACGCGCCAGTGGCTTAGGGAAACGCTACGGCGACGTACAGGCGCTCGACGATCTGGAACTAACAGTTGAGCAAGGCGAGTTCTTCGGACTCCTCGGGCCGAACGGGGCCGGGAAGACGACGTTTATCAACACGCTGGTCGGCCTCGTCCACAAGGACCGGGGAACCGCCGAAGTGTTCGGCTTCGACGTGGAAGACGACTACCGGGAGGCCCGCGACCGCATCGGCGTCGCGCCACAGGAGTTCAACGTCGACCGGTTTTTTCCCATCATCGAGGTGCTGGAACACAAGGCGGGCTATCACGGTATCGGCCGCAAAGAGGCGCGGGAGCGCGCCGAAGACGCGCTGAAGACGGTCGGTATCTGGGACAAGCGCGACACGCGCTTTGACTGGCTCTCCGGCGGGATGAAACGCCGCTTCGTCCTCGCGCGTGCGCTTGTGTCGGACCCCGACCTGCTCATCCTCGACGAGCCGACAGCTGGGGTCGACGTCCAGCTCCGCCACGACCTCTGGGACATCATCAACCGGATGAACGACGCCGGAACGACGATTCTGCTGACGACACACTACATCGAGGAGGCCGAACGCCTCTGTGACCGGGTCGCAATCATGGACGACGGGCAGAAGGTCGAAGTGGCGACCCCCGACGACCTGATGGCCCGTGGGACTGACACTATCGTCCTCGATCTCGCCGAGATGCCGCGGACGGCCCCGCGACTCGACGTGGAGGGCATCACTGACGTCGAACTGACCGACGAGGGGCTGGCCGTCACCGCGATGGGCGGGAGCCAGACCGCGCCGGCCATCATGCGCGACCTCGAAGCGCAGGGCCACACCGTCACGTCGCTTGATATCCGGCGGGCGTCGCTCGAAGAGGTGTTCGTCGACATGACCCGCGACGACCGCGAGTACGCGGAGGTGTCCGCATGA